A genomic window from Quercus lobata isolate SW786 chromosome 10, ValleyOak3.0 Primary Assembly, whole genome shotgun sequence includes:
- the LOC115962497 gene encoding cytochrome P450 78A5 — MSFEHYCYYLFFLQPGFSTILSFKAFLCVLMFISVFSFWLSPGGLAWALSKTRVHVVQTRTAIAGPSGLPLLGLVFAFTGSLTHRVLSNLAETFKAKSLMAFSVGFTRFIISSHPDTAKEILNSSDFADRPVKESAYELLFHKAMGFAPFGEYWRNLRRISATYLFSPKRIAHFGEFRRRIGLNMVDEIKVLMKGNGEVEVRKVLHFGSLNNVMMSVFGRSYEFGDKVSGKNHGCELESLVSEGYELLGVFNWSDHFPLLGWLDLQGVRKRCRNLGAKVNVFVGRIIEEHRAKRVENNEIIVGVGDGGDERSGDFVDVLLDLEKENRLSDSDMIAVLWEMIFRGTDTVAILLEWILARMVLHPDIQAQAQSEIDTVVGTSRLVSDSDLPNLPYLHAIVKETLRMHPPGPLLSWARLAIHDTHIGQNFIPAGTTAMVNMWAITHDEQVWSEPNEFKPERFMKEDVAIMGSDLRLAPFGSGRRVCPGKAMGIATVQLWLAQLLQSFKWIPSEHCSVDVSECLKLSLEMKNSLVCMAVPRVA; from the exons ATGTCATTTGAACACTACTGTTACTATCTCTTCTTTCTGCAACCTGGATTTTCAACAATCCTTAGCTTCAAGGCTTTCCTATGTGTCTTAATGTTTATATCTGTGTTTTCTTTCTGGCTCTCACCCGGTGGTCTTGCTTGGGCTTTATCAAAAACCCGAGTCCATGTGGTTCAAACTCGAACCGCCATTGCTGGCCCTTCTGGTTTGCCACTTCTTGGCTTGGTTTTCGCCTTCACTGGCTCTTTGACTCATAGAGTTCTCAGTAACCTTGCTGAGACTTTTAAGGCCAAGTCATTGATGGCATTCTCAGTGGGGTTCACTCGGTTCATTATCTCTAGCCACCCAGACACAGCTAAAGAGATTTTGAACAGCTCGGATTTTGCTGATAGACCTGTTAAGGAGTCAGCTTATGAGCTTCTCTTCCATAAGGCAATGGGATTTGCTCCGTTCGGGGAGTACTGGAGGAACCTGAGGAGAATCTCAGCCACCTATTTGTTCAGTCCCAAGAGAATTGCTCATTTTGGTGAGTTTCGGAGAAGAATCGGGCTGAACATGGTGGATGAGATAAAAGTCTTGATGAAAGGGAATGGTGAGGTTGAGGTAAGGAAAGTGTTGCATTTTGGGTCATTGAACAATGTTATGATGAGTGTGTTTGGAAGGAGTTATGAGTTTGGTGATAAAGTGAGTGGAAAAAATCATGGGTGTGAGCTTGAGAGTTTGGTGAGTGAAGGGTATGAGTTGCTAGGGGTGTTCAATTGGAGTGATCACTTTCCTCTTTTGGGTTGGTTGGATTTGCAAGGAGTGAGGAAAAGATGTAGGAATTTAGGGGCAAAAGTGAATGTTTTTGTTGGGAGGATTATAGAGGAGCATAGGGCAAAGAGGGTTgagaataatgaaataatagTTGGGGTTGGGGATGGTGGTGATGAGAGGTCAGGTGATTTTGTTGATGTGTTGCTTGATTTGGAGAAAGAGAATAGGCTCAGTGACTCTGATATGATTGCTGTTTTATGG GAAATGATATTCAGAGGGACTGACACAGTGGCAATCCTCCTAGAGTGGATTCTTGCAAGGATGGTACTGCACCCAGATatccaagcccaagcccaatcAGAAATCGATACGGTGGTTGGAACATCTCGATTAGTCTCAGATTCTGACCTCCCCAACCTCCCTTATCTTCATGCCATAGTAAAAGAAACATTAAGAATGCACCCACCGGGTCCCTTGCTCTCTTGGGCTAGGCTTGCCATCCATGACACCCACATAGGCCAAAACTTTATCCCAGCAGGCACAACTGCCATGGTGAACATGTGGGCAATCACTCATGATGAGCAAGTCTGGTCTGAGCCCAATGAATTCAAGCCAGAGAGGTTTATGAAAGAAGATGTAGCTATTATGGGGTCTGATCTTAGGTTGGCTCCATTTGGTTCTGGAAGAAGGGTCTGTCCTGGTAAGGCCATGGGAATAGCCACTGTTCAGCTTTGGCTTGCACAATTACTCCAAAGCTTCAAATGGATTCCTTCTGAGCATTGCAGTGTTGACGTTTCTGAGTGCCTGAAACTTTCACTGGAGATGAAGAACTCCTTGGTCTGCATGGCAGTTCCTAGGGTTGCTTGA